The Pyrenophora tritici-repentis strain M4 chromosome 10, whole genome shotgun sequence genome contains a region encoding:
- a CDS encoding transcriptional regulator, contains C-terminal CBS domain protein translates to MADHADAGDVKSTSLSSSLSSIGRTPPPALKMGSPSPHSSHRSSFVEHMRGTPTSPRASRQPSLTQQALQDLLNNPPTKGGDPKFQGRDWKSVRLGEIVDPEQVRFVEYETSVEEATNLLVKHGAPNVVLLRENANTRHATGTFDYSDLNAYLLLVVGLAHPEEGDIASFDELAKKGREGKPIPLRDVKEVGGRKEPLITLDETTDLSKAMEVFGSGVHRVLVAEEGTSNVIGILTQLRLVRFFWENRSSFPAVNQLYPQLIKDLSLGSKTVLAINGDKPLAAALELMNNEGVSSLPVLDAQNNVIGNISHADVRLLTKSTSLPLLRSSCIHFISVILSERGVNDGKDSFPVFHVNPYSTLAHTVAKLVATSSHRMWVVDAPSPASSGPPTPAMTPAVIVPPSPITPLPGMAGPIPVNSTAPTHLAATGAVAPAISASAISAMPGASLSGRLSGVISLTDVLNLFARASGLHPHDPDEARRARRRSSSSSMRHSMDSSRSESVSGIAGRRSSVSKREESGPTLQGLGISRGRGS, encoded by the exons ATGGCAGATCACGCTGATGCTGGGGACGTCAAGAGCACTTCCCTCAGCAGTTCCTTGTCTTCAATAGGCCGAACGCCGCCGCCTGCACTCAAGATGGGCAGTCCGAGCCCGCACTCTTCACACCGTTCGAGCTTCGTTGAACACATGCGGGGGACCCCCACTTCACCGCGCGCATCACGCCAGCCTTCCCTCACACAGCAAGCCCTACAAGATCTTTTGAACAACCCGCCGACAAAAGGTGGAGACCCCAAGTTCCAAGGGCGCGATTGGAAGTCAGTCCGACTGGGCGAAATTGTCGACCCAGAGCAGGTCAGATTTGTCGAATACGAAACCAGCGTCGAAGAAGCTACAAAT CTACTAGTCAAACATGGGGCTCCCAACGTGGTCCTACTCCGCGAAAACGCAAACACACGACATGCAACAGGCACCTTCGATTACAGTGACCTAAACGCGTACCTTCTCCTAGTAGTCGGCCTTGCACACCCAGAAGAAGGAGATATTGCTTCATTTGACGAACTCGCCAAGAAGGGAAGAGAGGGCAAACCCATCCCGCTCCGAGATGTGAAGGAAGTCGGTGGCAGGAAGGAACCACTGATTACACTCGACGAGACAACAGATCTGTCCAAAGCCATGGAGGTCTTCGGAAGTGGCGTACACAGAGTACTGGTAGCCGAAGAAGGCACTTCAAACGTCATTGGAATACTTACACAATTGAGATTGGTCCGATTCTTCTGGGAGAACCGATCGAGCTTTCCAGCCGTAAATCAGCTATACCCGCAGCTGATCAAAGATCTAAGTCTTGGATCGAAGACTGTTCTAGCTATCAA TGGTGACAAGCCTTTGGCCGCAGCTCTTGAGCTCATGAACAACGAGGGCGTTTCGTCTCTGCCAGTCCTTGACGCGCAAAACAACGTCATCGGCAACATCTCACATGCCGACGTTCGA CTCCTAACAAAGTCTACTTCTCTCCCACTACTTCGGTCATCCTGCATCCATTTCATCTCTGTCATCTTATCTGAACGTGGCGTAAATGACGGAAAAGACTCTTTTCCCGTCTTCCACGTCAACCCCTACAGTACTCTTGCGCACACGGTAGCGAAATTGGTTGCTACCAGTTCGCACCGCATGTGGGTCGTCGATGCTCCCTCTCCCGCATCTTCAGGGCCTCCAACCCCGGCAATGACCCCAGCCGTCATTGTGCCACCTTCGCCAATTACACCCCTACCGGGAATGGCAGGCCCTATACCGGTAAACTCTACAGCGCCTACGCACCTGGCTGCTACCGGTGCCGTTGCACCAGCTATCTCCGCATCGGCGATTTCGGCCATGCCGGGCGCCAGCTTGTCAGGCAGGCTCAGTGGCGTCATCAGCCTTACCGATGTGCTTAATCTATTTGCGCGAGCAAGTGGACTGCATCCTCACGACCCTGACGAAGCGAGACGTGCTAGGCGCAGGTCGAGCTCTAGCAGTATGAGGCATAGCATGGACAGCTCGCGTAGCGAGAGTGTGTCAGGTATTGCAGGGCGCCGAAGCAGCGTGAGCAAGAGGGAGGAAAGTGGCCCAACACTTCAGGGTTTAGGTATTTCTAGAGGTCGCGGTTCGTGA
- a CDS encoding SEC7 domain protein, translating to MANYAYDHGRPSTPTGSQRTCRQNASMRALNTAQPRHETFFDDATPVDHSAEKPLYNSLRDSHDLTFAEHGNVRDSVVDNMLLSLDQFSTGNLFGGGSSSSQYAGGYAEDDFFLRDSSYRPPGPRHRGHTYTSSRSSDYDLGSYEPSRYTAQHSRARRSNSSNNIGTPVARKSSTRDIYSSRQVNSPYGLQQLGHLRGGPNKGSKGSSTSSMDFGPSAGLSNQRMGFGKRSASFDHSNASDRGRISPLKVESVLDRGRMAYQHSYTDEYDAAPEPTIPAGPRKLQEPPLSPLALPPQPSYVSSQAARPGRRGSVRSNTSYRTLRKNKSQPGPNMRAQAQEFVNASTLRELPPVPLWHDPSAPSPGVAARSPLFPSQSPAAASKPGFFRRVFGGGSSKAQPQLSTVSAVSHATTTTQRDPSPASVRQQPADVNSIYSMARPRTTPSNNGHIATQLKSIPKAPPTASSVQMDTSLSQLPALGKKPSSFFRRRKKSMTESVKPPLMPVDVTQPQKPILPAQPSPGVSSLRQVMNPYLNDAGRAGERTHEGQDEQSGDDAVNGERPLGFSPGYKPHKDATVRTVRPNSRGDDLTPPTSQGDQLRASQWSNNTGSPKLKLKLKHGRQTIPQPQEDSFLADSSSCNEDYSGRATPTGDQSGVDHVRRPSTGPAASSLKQIGGRSSRKPSVDHKTDLLASHEKVTSRGALVSQSASEGDEGWLITASSEKVHFSNSKSPAAKRVWLDTTLPDSLGDTTDNLKLPLEGAHSSQQSLDQTSPQSTQDKSPISPDDVFHSASSLPIVQVESRESTEMPSATQDRSTHTEPTDAERERAFQIYSGDDSSSLKAQAAAMLGDVTLSSTRTRKAFMDLFDWTGFNILAAMRDLCGKIILKAETQQVDRILMSLSERWCECNANHGFKAVDVVHTICYSILLLNTDLHLADIESRMTRSQFVRNTLPTVTRVCQDAVKAAADETLRPHSTQLRRPSLPWNDKSEPNSPGADTTAFPADAPEEPMEARKSRSRLSIRPPVRSGSEGLLNFDSAASEPNTLVNTPYNGPMRGWEFQIETVLKEFYDSIRKQRLPLHGSSEVTVHHQPSSNNLSVGGMLRRTPSVLSKAPSDNASYRGRSQNDFRSMSNRWASKNRSKQKLYPSSTVASSRTSLDDQSVWSPAGSSTWSRYSYGKTGTSLSVDSLGSHFANGDYQQAIGFANALSQAIIREEGMTIASDEEFSRVAPLLEDETLELVGAPWAKEGILKHKRHLEGVDRKAKDRAWNECFAVVEKGCMRLFSFSMNSKSVRQKSKLRPSAGGVVGGGNWMDNAEALDSFQLRQTIASALPPPGYSKTRPHVFALSLPNGAVHLFQVGTPDICREFVTTVNYWSARLSKEPLMGGVSSMEYGWGENVINPALIRQDSAPSVQGHMPRPSVASSIRSSMDHGTNTPKPRLPGDKVVLSDWSPPASSMMASTLMEVDQLRALTDYVKNIENELSHHNELRAPLLIAFSPRHPNAAKAMANWERKSQYLLREIVKFRTYIDTLSTAQAAKQKIYAEREAREKEMEDSDRGAETDTSAKFTEDDGAQEASEPPASQPMPNPALPAAFPLHP from the exons ATGGCGAACTATGCCTATGACCATGGCCGCCCCAGCACGCCCACAGGTTCCCAGAGGACATGCAGGCAAAACGCTTCCATGCGTGCTCTCAACACCGCCCAGCCCAGACACGAGACTTTCTTCGACGACGCGACCCCCGTAGACCACTCCGCCGAAAAGCCCCTCTACAACTCGCTGCGTGACTCCCACGACCTCACCTTTGCCGAGCACGGCAATGTGCGGGACTCGGTCGTCGACAACATGCTGCTCTCGCTCGACCAATTCTCCACGGGCAATCTGTTTGGCGGTGGCAGCTCAAGCTCACAGTACGCAGGAGGTTATGCCGAAGACGACTTCTTCCTGAGAGACAGCTCGTATAGGCCGCCCGGGCCACGCCATCGGGGGCACACCTACACCTCCTCGCGCTCCTCTGACTACGACCTGGGCTCCTACGAGCCGTCCCGGTACACGGCCCAGCACTCGCGCGCACGGCGGAGCAACAGCAGCAATAACATTGGCACTCCCGTAGCCCGCAAGTCCAGCACCAGAGACATCTATTCGAGCAGACAGGTCAACAGCCCTTATGGCCTCCAGCAGCTGGGACACCTAAGAGGCGGCCCCAACAAGGGCAGCAAGGGAAGCAGCACCTCGAGCATGGACTTTGGCCCATCTGCTGGTTTGAGCAATCAGCGTATGGGCTTTGGTAAACGCTCTGCCAGCTTTGACCACAGCAATGCCAGTGATCGAGGGAGAATCTCGCCTCTCAAAGTTGAATCAGTCTTGGACAGAGGGAGAATGGCATACCAGCATAGCTACACAGACGAATACGACGCTGCACCCGAGCCCACCATTCCAGCAGGCCCACGAAAACTCCAGGAACCACCGCTGTCGCCCCTCGCCCTCCCTCCCCAGCCCTCCTATGTATCTTCGCAGGCAGCTCGGCCTGGGCGCAGAGGCAGCGTGCGCTCCAATACGAGCTACAGGACGCTGCGGAAGAACAAGAGTCAGCCAGGTCCGAACATGAGAGCTCAGGCGCAGGAGTTTGTCAATGCGAGCACGTTGCGAGAGCTGCCGCCTGTGCCGCTATGGCATGACCCTTCTGCTCCTTCGCCCGGCGTCGCTGCCCGAAGCCCACTGTTTCCTTCACAGTCCCCGGCAGCTGCATCAAAACCTGGCTTCTTCAGACGTGTTTTTGGCGGAGGATCATCcaaagctcaaccgcaaCTGTCAACTGTTTCAGCTGTGTCGCATGCGACAACCACGACGCAGAGGGATCCGTCCCCAGCCTCGGTTCGACAGCAACCCGCAGATGTCAATTCGATATATTCCATGGCGCGACCGCGCACAACACCAAGCAACAATGGCCACATTGCCACGCAACTGAAATCAATACCCAAAGCGCCGCCGACGGCCTCGTCGGTGCAAATGGACACATCACTATCCCAATTACCGGCACTAGGCAAGAAGCCTTCGTCCTTCTTCAGACGTCGGAAGAAGTCTATGACCGAGTCTGTCAAGCCGCCACTCATGCCGGTTGACGTGACACAGCCGCAGAAGCCGATATTGCCCGCCCAGCCTAGTCCCGGCGTTAGCAGTCTGCGCCAGGTTATGAACCCGTATCTCAATGATGCAGGGCGTGCGGGGGAGCGGACCCACGAAGGACAAGACGAGCAGTCTGGGGACGATGCAGTCAACGGCGAACGGCCCCTGGGCTTTTCGCCTGGCTATAAACCACACAAGGATGCAACCGTACGTACAGTCAGGCCAAACTCGCGAGGCGACGATTTGACGCCTCCTACATCACAAGGAGACCAGCTAAGAGCGTCACAGTGGAGCAACAACACAGGCAGTCCCAAACTCAAGCTGAAGCTAAAGCACGGCCGACAAACAATTCCGCAACCACAGGAAGACAGCTTCCTCGCCGACAGCAGCAGCTGCAACGAAGACTATAGTGGACGCGCGACCCCGACGGGCGACCAGAGTGGCGTCGACCATGTGCGGAGACCGAGCACAGGCCCCGCTGCGTCGTCGCTCAAGCAGATTGGGGGAAGGAGCAGCCGCAAGCCGTCTGTCGACCACAAGACGGACTTGTTAGCATCCCACGAAAAAGTAACTTCCAGGGGTGCATTAGTGTCTCAGTCGGCGTCGGAGGGCGACGAAGGCTGGCTCATCACCGCATCAAGTGAAAAGGTGCACTTCTCCAACTCCAAGAGCCCCGCGGCGAAACGAGTCTGGCTTGATACAACTCTCCCGGACTCGCTCGGTGATACCACGGATAACCTGAAGCTACCCCTGGAAGGCGCCCACTCATCCCAGCAATCTTTGGACCAGACATCGCCACAGTCGACTCAAGACAAGTCTCCCATATCGCCTGATGACGTTTTCCATTCCGCCTCAAGCCTGCCCATAGTGCAGGTTGAAAGCCGCGAGTCCACCGAAATGCCTTCGGCTACCCAGGACCGCTCCACGCACACCGAACCCACCGATGCTGAGCGTGAGCGTGCATTCCAAATCTACAGCGGCGATGACTCCTCCAGTCTCAAGGCTCAAGCTGCTGCCATGCTGGGCGATGTCACTTTGTCCAGTACCAGGACCCGCAAAGCCTTTATGGACCTATTCGACTGGACTGGCTTCAACATCTTGGCTGCCATGCGTGACCTCTGCGGCAAGATCATTCTCAAGGCTGAGACCCAGCAAGTTGATCGTATCTTGATGAGCCTTTCTGAGCGCTGGTGTGAATGCAACGCCAACCACGGCTTCAAGGCAGTTG ACGTTGTGCACACCATTTGCTACTCGATTCTCCTGCTCAACACAGATCTGCACTTGGCTGACATCGAATCGAGGATGACCCGTAGTCAATTTGTCCGAAACACGCTCCCTACCGTAACCCGCGTATGCCAAGACGCGGTCAAAGCTGCCGCTGACGAAACGCTGAGGCCTCATTCGACGCAACTCAGAAGACCCTCTTTGCCTTGGAACGACAAATCAGAGCCTAATTCGCCAGGTGCAGACACTACCGCTTTCCCTGCAGATGCACCCGAGGAACCCATGGAGGCTAGAAAGTCCCGTAGCCGCCTCTCTATCCGACCCCCTGTACGGAGCGGCTCCGAAGGTCTGCTGAATTTCGATTCTGCGGCGTCCGAGCCCAATACGCTCGTAAACACACCGTACAACGGGCCCATGCGAGGTTGGGAGTTCCAGATCGAGACTGTACTCAAGGAGTTTTACGATTCTATCCGCAAGCAACGCTTGCCCCTGCATGGATCTTCCGAAGTTACGGTTCATCACCAGCCTTCATCTAACAATCTTTCCGTGGGTGGCATGCTACGCCGCACTCCAAGTGTGCTGAGCAAAGCACCTTCCGACAATGCGAGCTACCGTGGCCGCTCCCAGAACGACTTCCGGAGTATGAGCAACCGCTGGGCTTCTAAGAACCGCTCAAAGCAGAAGCTGTACCCCTCATCTACTGTAGCTTCTAGCCGCACCAGCCTGGATGATCAATCCGTATGGAGTCCTGCAGGGTCAAGCACTTGGAGCCGTTACTCGTATGGCAAAACTGGGACATCTTTGTCAGTCGACTCACTCGGTTCGCATTTTGCAAATGGCGATTATCAACAGGCTATCGGCTTTGCCAATGCTCTTAGCCAAGCTATCATTCGCGAGGAAGGCATGACGATTGCTAGCGATGAAGAGTTCTCTCGCGTTGCCCCACTTTTGGAAGACGAGACCCTGGAGCTTGTTGGTGCTCCCTGGGCTAAAGAGGGTATCCTCAAGCACAAGCGACATCTTGAGGGAGTGGACAGAAAGGCCAAAGACCGGGCATGGAACGAGTGCTTTGCTGTAGTCGAGAAGGGCTGCATGCGTTTGTTTTCTTTCAGCATGAACTCAAAGTCGGTGAGGCAGAAGAGCAAGTTGCGACCATCTGCTGGCGGCGTTGTGGGAGGTGGTAACTGGATGGACAATGCCGAAGCCCTCGACAGTTTCCAGCTGCGGCAGACAATTGCCAGTGCGCTACCTCCACCAGGGTATTCTAAGACAAGGCCCCATGTGTTTGCGCTTTCGCTTCCCAACGGCGCTGTTCACCTCTTCCAGGTCGGAACACCTGACATCTGCCGCGAATTCGTGACCACCGTCAACTACTGGTCTGCACGCCTCTCCAAGGAGCCTTTGATGGGAGGCGTCAGTAGCATGGAGTACGGGTGGGGTGAGAATGTCATTAACCCAGCTCTGATCCGCCAGGATAGTGCGCCTTCCGTCCAAGGTCACATGCCACGCCCGAGTGTTGCCAGCTCCATTCGTAGTTCGATGGACCATGGCACAAACACACCCAAACCCAGACTTCCCGGCGACAAGGTTGTGCTCTCCGATTGGAGCCCGCCAGCATCCAGCATGATGGCTAGCACCCTAATGGAGGTGGACCAGCTCAGAGCTCTAACCGACTATGTTAAGAACATTGAGAACGAGCTCTCGCACCACAACGAACTGAGAGCACCTTTGCTCATAGCA TTCTCGCCTCGTCACCCCAATGCCGCCAAGGCCATGGCCAACTGGGAACGCAAGTCCCAGTaccttctccgggagatagTCAAGTTCAGAACCTACATCGATACGCTCTCAACTGCGCAAGCGGCGAAGCAAAAGATCTATGCTGAGCGTGAAGCTCGCGAAAAGGAGATGGAAGACTCTGACCGGGGTGCAGAGACTGACACCAGTGCGAAATTCACTGAAGATGATGGTGCGCAAGAAGCTTCCGAGCCTCCTGCATCACAGCCCATGCCAAACCCTGCCCTACCGGCAGCTTTCCCTTTACACCCATGA
- a CDS encoding 60S ribosomal protein L29, translating to MKPQREIQLLLPALRQYHTAKSTSTTVAMAKSKNSSQHNQSKKNHRNGIKKPKTHRYPSLKGTDPKFRRNHRHALHGTMRALKEVKEGKRDSA from the exons ATGAAGCC ACAGCGGGAAATTCAGCTTCTCCTACCAGCTCTTCGACAATACCACACAGCCAAATCGACATCCACAACCGTCGCCATGGCCA AATCCAAGAACTCGTCCCAGCACAACCAGTCGAAGAAGAACCACCGAAACGG TATCAAGAAGCCCAAGACTCACCGTTACCCCTCGCTCAAGGGAACCGACCCCAAGTTCAGGAGGAACCACAGACATGCTCTTCACGGAACCATGCGCGCTCTG AAGGAGGTCAAGGAGGGCAAGCGCGACTCGGCATAA
- a CDS encoding metacaspase, with translation MSYYPGQQHHGGGYGAPPPQNGYGAPPPQGYPPQQNYGPPPPQQYGYQNQPGPYNNYGQPTPPPQQYGYNQGPPPQQYGNYGPPPPQQGPPPPQGMMPTATNNQWTQGNHNGPPPPPTGAQNFGHGAPNGYSFQYSACNGRRKALLIGINYFGQRGELRGCINDVKNMSKYLNEFFGYKREDMVTLTDDQQNPMSQPTKANILRAMHWLVKDARPNDSLFFHYSGHGGQTKDLDGDEDDGYDEVIYPVDFRTAGHIVDDEMHRIMVSPLQPGVRLTAIFDSCHSGSALDLPYLYSTQGVLKEPNLAKEAGQGLLGIISSYGRGDIGGMIGTATGLFKKAVSGDDVYKKNLRTKTSPADVIMWSGSKDTQTSADASIGGEATGAMSWAFISALRKNPNQSYVQLLNSIRDELQGKYQQKPQLSCSHPLNTNLLYTM, from the exons ATGTCTTATTATCCCGGACAGCAACACCACGGTGGTGGCTACGGCGCACCACCGCCACAGAACGGCTATGGTGCCCCGCCCCCGCAAGGATATCCCCCTCAGCAAAACTATGGGCCGCC GCCTCCGCAGCAATACGGCTACCAGAACCAACCAGGACCCTACAATAACTATGGCCAACCTACTCCACCGCCACAACAGTACGGGTACAACCAG GGACCACCACCACAGCAGTACGGCAACTATGGCCCTCCGCCTCCGCAGCAGggtcctcctcctcctcaaG GCATGATGCCCACTGCTACCAACAACCAATGGACACAAGGAAACCACAATGgccctccacctccacccACCGGCGCACAGAACTTTGGCCATGGCGCACCCAACGGCTATTCATTTCAATACTCGGCGTGTAACGGACGGCGGAAGGCGCTCCTCATTGGTATCAACTACTTTGGTCAAAGGGGAGAGCTTCGGGGATGCATCAACGATGTGAAGAACATGAGCAAATACCTCAACGAGTTCTTCGGCTACAAGAGAGAGGATATGGTTACCTTGACAGATGACCAGCAAAACCCGATGAGCCAGCCTACAAAGGCGAACATCCTACGAGCAATGCACTGGCTGGTCAAAGATGCGCGGCCAAACGACTCATTGTTCTTCCACTACTCAG GACATGGTGGTCAAACTAAAGACCTCGACGGAGACGAGGACGACGGCTACGATGAAGTAATTTATCCCGTCGACTTCCGCACTGCCGGCCACATTGTCGACGACGAAATGCATCGCATCATGGTCTCTCCTCTACAACCAGGTGTGCGCCTAACCGCCATCTTCGACTCGTGCCACTCGGGCTCCGCGCTCGACCTACCATACCTCTACTCCACCCAGGGTGTACTCAAGGAACCAAACCTGGCCAAGGAAGCTGGCCAGGGATTGTTGGGTATTATATCAAGCTACGGTCGTGGCGATATTGGTGGTATGATTGGCACCGCGACTGGTCTGTTTAAGAAGGCGGTCAGCGGCGACGATGTCTACAAGAAGAACCTAAGGACAAAGACTAGCCCTGCAGATGTCATCATGTGGAGTGGATCCAAAGACACGCAAACCTC TGCCGACGCAAGTATTGGTGGTGAGGCCACAGGCGCCATGTCATGGGCCTTCATCTCTGCACTGCGCAAGAACCCCAACCAGAGCTATGTACAGCTACTCAACAGCATCCGCGATGAGCTCCAAGGAAAATACCAACAGAAGCCTCAGTTGAGCTGCAGTCATCCACTGA ACACTAACTTGCTGTACACCATGTAA
- a CDS encoding DUF3761 domain containing protein, with protein sequence MTTNAPTLINLPPPPSGEETPGDAPGTPNSVTTTMSELSTVAIKDGHRGHFPHHRNPAEAERADRISRLAGLERVAVSGRTPQGLNPGTAANAPPGYFDANNQPQLFRERSTVGSASATGSVGGRTTWASGSDLYEPDRMSEDQDMDTSSIGGFSDEAASLVGFGEGARTPARQHSQLGSPAVSKASAVPGYLRDGAPASPLMGVSVPSTSSTQTMSSTEQQKKEARMMNGMTYDENVVDTTSRAPPASGRDGDSTSGDAIRERMAQRQADQDAMDVEQRKQA encoded by the exons ATGACAACCAATGCGCCTACGCTGATCAACttgccgccgccgccatcCGGAGAAGAGACTCCTGGAGACGCCCC GGGCACGCCCAACTCGGTGACGACCACCATGTCTGAGCTCTCCACGGTGGCTATCAAGGACGGTCACCGGGGTCACTTTCCTCACCATCGCAATCCGGCCGAAGCGGAGCGTGCTGACCGCATCTCGCGCCTTGCGGGCCTCGAGCGCGTTGCAGTATCGGGTCGTACGCCTCAAGGACTCAACCCAGGCACGGCAGCCAATGCCCCGCCAGGTTACTTTGACGCAAACAACCAGCCCCAGCTCTTCCGTGAGCGCAGCACCGTCGGCAGCGCCAGCGCAACTGGCTCTGTTGGCGGTCGCACGACGTGGGCCAGTGGAAGCGACTTGTACGAGCCAGACCGCATGAGCGAGGATCAGGACATGGACACGTCAAGCATTGGCGGCTTCAGTGACGAAGCGGCTTCCTTGGTCGGCTTCGGTGAGGGTGCAAGGACTCCAGCCCGACAGCACAGCCAGCTTGGTAGCCCTGCTGTTAGCAAGGCAAGTGCAGTGCCTGGCTACCTGAGGGACGGGGCGCCTGCAAGTCCATTGATGGGTGTCAGTGTACCTTCGACTTCATCGACGCAGACCATGTCTAGCACTGAGCAGCAAAAGAAGGAGGCGCGCATGATGAACGGCATGACGTACGATGAGAACGTGGTGGATACTACCAGTCGTGCGCCTCCTGCCAGTGGCCGCGACGGAGACTCGACTTCGGGAGACGCCATTCGTGAGCGCATGGCACAGCGTCAGGCCGATCAAGACGCCATGGATGTTGAGCAGCGGAAGCAGGCTTAG
- a CDS encoding AMMECR1, conserved protein, with amino-acid sequence MATQAHCAYCFESLVASLEKRPALSLAQVQKLWAKYTSEPTTTSELEDETEQEEADRRAAEASPYKPAAVSRILGSPPSSASSSSIQSASSTPSGGASSTPKEHPLFVTWNTVSSKSGEKRLRGCIGTFEAQPLTTGLSSYALTSAFDDTRFAPITARELPTLEVAVTLLTNFESVEDPMDWEIGTHGLRISFTDKGRRYGSTYLPDVALEQGWTKEEALVSLMRKAGWGGRKADWEKVGVKVVRYQGKKVALSWGEWRSWRDWVDEEMADV; translated from the exons ATGGCCACGCAAGCGCACTGCGCATACTGCTTCGAAAGCCTCGTCGCAAGCCTGGAAAAGCGACCCGCTCTCTCCCTCGCTCAGGTTCAAAAGCTGTGGGCAAAATACACATCCGAACCTACCACGACTTCTGAACTCGAAGATGAAACCgaacaagaagaagccgaCCGCAGAGCCGCAGAGGCATCACCATACAAACCAGCCGCTGTATCGCGTATCCTAGGCTCGCCCCCCTCGTCAGCCAGCTCCTCGAGCATACAGAGCGCAAGCTCCACGCCCAGCGGAGGCGCAAGCTCAACACCGA AAGAACACCCCCTCTTCGTAACCTGGAACACCGTATCGTCCAAATCCGGGGAAAAGAGACTACGCGGCTGCATCGGCACCTTTGAAGCCCAACCCCTCACCACAGGCCTCTCCTCCTACGCCCTCACCTCGGCCTTTGACGACACGCGTTTTGCGCCCATTACCGCGCGCGAGCTGCCCACGCTCGAAGTCGCAGTCACGCTGCTCACAAACTTTGAGAGCGTCGAGGATCCCATGGATTGGGAGATTGGGACTCATGGCCTGAGGATCTCGTTTACCGACAAGGGGAGACGGTATGGCAGCACGTATTTGCCGGATGTGGCGCTGGAGCAGGGGTGGACTAAGGAAGAGGCGCTGGTTAGTTTGATGAGGAAGGCTGGGTGGGGGGGCAGGAAGGCGGATTGGGAAAAGGTTGGGGTCAAGGTGGTGAGGTATCAGGGGAAGAAGGTGGCGTTGAGTTGGGGTGAgtggaggagctggagggATTGGGTTGACGAGGAGATGGCGGATGTGTGA